The following DNA comes from Pseudobythopirellula maris.
CCCGACGCCCAGTTCAATTCCGCCGTGAACAAGTACGTCGGCTTCGGGTTCTCGGTCTATCCCGAGGGTTCCGAAGAGGCGAACCTCCACTACGGCTGGCTGCGTGTTTCGATCAACAACGCCAACCAAGAGTTCACTCTGCACGCTTACGCCTTCGACGACGAGCCCGGCATGGGCATCGTGACCGGCGAGACCGGCTCGACCGAGATCCCTGGCGACTTTAACAACGACGGCTCGGTCGACGCGGCCGACTTCACGGTTTGGCGCGACAACCTCGACACGCCCTTCGGCCTGGCCGGCAACGGCGACGACAGCGGCGAGAGCAAGGGCGTGGTCGACATGGCCGACTACGACCTGTGGGTCAACGAGTTCGGTTCGATGGGCGCCGCGGCCGCCACGGTCCCCGAGCCGGTCACGCTTGGCTTGCTGGCTGCCGGGGCGGCGGGAGTGCTGGCGTTGCGAGGCGCGCGGAGCCGAGGCGTGACGGATCGACAGGTCTCGGACCGACGGGCCACGGAGCGCGCCGACGGATGAGCATCGAGCGTCGCCGCCGTGAGGGCGCCCCCAAGCGAGTGTTGCTCGTCGGCTGGGACGCCGCCGACTGGCAGATGATCCACCCGCTCATCGAGCAGGGCCTCATGCCCACGCTCGCCGGGATGATGGAACGCGGCGCCTGGGGCAACCTGGCCGCCACGCGGCCGATCCTCTCGCCGATGCTGTGGAACACTATCGGCACGGGCAAGCGGCCCGCAGAGCATGGCGTGCTCGGCTTCACCGAGCCGACGCCCGAGGGCGACTCGGTGCGGCCGGTCTCGAGCACGAGCCGCAAGTGCAAGGCGCTGTGGAACATCCTCACGCAGTGTGGGCTCAAGTCGAACGTCGTGGGATGGTACGCCTCGCACCCGGCCGAGCCGATCGACGGCGTGATGGTCTCGAACCAGTTCGAGAACTTCCGCTTAGAGAACGGCGCCGCGACGCCGCCCACCGCGCAAAGCGTCCACCCGGTTGAGATGGCCGAGGGGCTCGCCCCCACGCGTGTCCATCAGAGCGAGATCGACCTCACGGCGGTCGGCCCGTTCGCACCGCGCATCGGCGAGCTGCTCGCCCAAGAGGGCGAGGCGGGCAAACGCCACTCGAAGAAGCTCGGCAAGCTGCAGCACATGCTGGCCCAAACCGCCACGATGCACGCCGCCACCACGCAGCTGATGGCCTCGACCGAATGGGACTTCACGGCGGTCTATTACGAGGGGATCGACCGTTTCGGCCACGAGTTCATGGAGTTCCACCCGCCCAAGATGGAGCAGGTGAGCGACGAGGACTTCGAGGCGTACCGGCAATGCATGGTCGGCATCTACCGCTTCCACGACATGATGCTCGAAACGCTGCTCACACTCGCCGGCGACGACACCGCCGTGATCGTGATGTCGGACCACGGCTACTACAACGACCATCTGAGGCCCGACCCGCGGCCCGGCAAGGCGGGGCCCGTCGAGTGGCACCGCCCATTCGGCATGCTGGCGGCCCGGGGCCCCGGCGTCCGCCAGGGGGCCCGGCTGTACGGGGCGAGCCAGCTCGATGTCGCCCCTACCGTGCTTGAGTTGCTGGGCTTGCCGGCCGCCTACGACATGCCGGGCCGCGTGCTCGCCGAGGTGATCGACGGCGAAACGCCCCTCCCACGCATCGAGACCTGGGAAGAGATCGAGGGCGAGTGCGGCATGCACCCGGCCGACCTGCGGGTCGACCCGACCGAATCGGCCGCGGCCCTGCAGCAGCTCGTGGACCTGGGCTACGTCGAGGCGCCGAGCGAGGACGCCGCCAAGACGGTCCGCGACACGGTCACGTCGAACCAGATGAACCTGGCCCACTCGCTCGCCGACAGCTTCCGCCACCGTGAGGCGCTCGACGTCTTGCGGTCGCTCGACGAAGGGTTCCGCAATGAGCCCGCGAGCAGGACCTTCATGGCGACGTGCTTGTTGGCGACCGGCGAGGCGGAGCAAGCCCGTGAGGTTCTCGAACGACTGCTCGAAGAGACCGGCGACAAGCCGCGGATCCACATGATGCTCGGCTCGCTTGAGTTCGCTGGGCGTCGCCCGGAGAAGGCCTTGGAGCACCTCGAGCTTGTCGCCCGGGCCGACTCGCGGCTGCCGGGGCTGCACACCAAACTGGGCGAGGTTTACCTCCACACAAAGCGTCACGCGCTGGCGCTCGAGGCGTTCGAGAAGGCGTTGTCGATCGATGGCGAGAGCGCCCCGGCGTTGTGCGGGCTCGCTCGTGCTCAGCTCGAGCTGAGCCGACCCCAAGAGGCGCTCGACAACGCTTTGATCGCCGCCGAGTTGGTCCACCACTTCCCACGGGCCCACCTGACGATCGGCCGTGCGCTCGCCGCGCTGGGCGACGACGACGGCGCGGTCGAGGCCCTGGAGCTTTGCGTCAAGCAGTCCCCCGGCATGCTGGCCGGTCACAAGGCCCTGGCCCAGGCGTACCGCAACCTCGGCGAGTCCGACAAGGCGATGCAATCCGAACTGCGGTCCAAGAGCGTGATGGCGTGAGCCGGAGGCGCCACTCGCGACAGTCGTTCGCTACAAAAAAACTCGGGATCGTGTAATCCACCGGCCGTGTGCGACGCTTTTGCTAGGGCGTTTCTCATGCCTTACGCCTCGCTGTTGCGAAACCCGCTTTCACGCCGCTAGCCGGCGACAAGACCGCCAGAAAACAAACGGAAACGATGATGGCGAATCCTGCCTACCGCTGTTCAGAAACCTCCCCTCGTGGCCGGGGTTTCACGCTCGTCGAGTTGCTGGTCGTGATCGCCATCATCGGCATCCTGGTGGCGCTGCTGCTGCCGGCCGTGCAGTCGGCCCGCGAGGCGGCCCGGCGCACGCAGTGCAAGAACAACCTCAAGCAGCTGGGGTTGGGAGCGCTCAACTTCGAGTCGAGCTACCGGCACATGCCGCCGGGGCATCTGGGCTGCAAGGTCTGCACTCTGAGGAACTCGAACGGAGAAACGGTCCCTTCGGGATCACCCCCTAAGCCGGATCAATGGGTCGGCGTGTTGGCTCAGATCTTGCCGTTCATCGAAGAGAACGCGGTTTACGACCTGCTGACCACCAACTACTCGATCGGCGCCGATCAGTACGATTTCTACTGGCAGACTCGAGCGAACGCTCGCGCCGCGGCCGAGTCGGAGATCAGCAGCTACCTTTGCCCTTCGGCGCCCAACTACGCGCCGCTGTTCGGGCCGACGACCCGTGTTTACATGTCGGACACGAGTGGCCTGACAACCCCTCACGCCTACGGGGCGTTCGAGACCGTAGGGAACTACGAGCTGGGTTCGGATCGGCTGAATGTCACTAATGCGTTGTCGCAGTCGGGCAAACGGACCCACTACCAAGGCGTGTTCGGGGTGTACGGCGAGCTCGGCGCCAACACCGAGGTGCTTGGTCCAAACGGCCAAGGCTTCGTGGTCGACAAAGACTTGATCGGCGTCTTCAGCATCCGCTCGAAGACCAAGCTCGCCAAGGTGACCGACGGCACGTCGAAGACGCTCATGTTCGGCGAGGCGCCCGGAACCATTGGCAGCAACTTCGAGGACGGCGACAGCGGCGAGCTCGTCAGCGGTTACACCGACGCCTTCCTCTGGATGGGCGCCAACCTGCTGCCGACCTACCAGGGACTCGACCTCGGTCGCGAGAACTTCATCGGCTCGGCGGGCACGAATCCGAACTTCGATACCAAGTGGTCGTACTACGGCTCGATGCACCCCGGCATCGTTCAGTTCTGCATGGTCGACGGCTCGGTGAGGGCGCTGGGCAAAGGAATCGACATCCCGGTTTTCAAGGCGATCTCATCCATCCACGGCGGCGAGACGGTCGACACGAACGACTTGCTCTGATTGCCGTCGACGCTCGATGGTTCGGCGTCTTAGGCGGGGCGATGACGGCGAGAGGCGGCAGCCACAACGCGTTTATTTGTCGGCCCCGCCCGGCTCGCCGGGACGGCTCAGCACGACCACCGCGTCGAGCCCCGGCAGCCGCACTTTGAGTCGGCTCCCTTCGCTGCGCACCTCCACACGATCTGACTGGCCGGACGCGGTGAAGGCCTCGTGGATGGCGCCGCCCGCCGGGAGTTCGGTATCGATCTCGTGCGTGTCTTCGCTGCGGTTGAAGAAGACAAACGCCGTGACGTCGCCCTGCGTGCGTTTGAAAGCGAAGAGGTTCCGCCGGTCGTCGGCCGTTACGACTTCGTAGTCGCCGCCGCGCAGCGCGGTGATCTGGCTCCGCAGCCAACAGGCCGACTGGTAGAACCGCCACAGCTCGTCGTCGACGCCGACCGGGTCGGGCTCACGGGGCCGGCCGAGTGGGTCGGCGGCTTGGTCGTCGTAAGCTAGGTCGCCCCAGACCATCGGCATGCGGTCGTCGGGGTCGTCGGCGCCCCACATGCCGGCCTCGACGCCGTAATAGAGCGTTGGCGCACCGGGGAACGTCACTTGCATCAGCGCGACCATCCGCTGCAGTCGGCGCTCGCGCTCGGTCGGCTTCCGGACTTGGTATTCGCTCCAGCCGCGGGGTGACGACCGCTCGCCGGCGTCGTAGTCGAACCGCTCGGGGTTGAAGTACGGCCGCTCGCCGTCGGCGTTGACGATCATCGACGCCACCCGCTGCGTGTCGTGCGAGTCGATGAGGCTCCACTGAGCGTGCCGCCGCGATTGGGGGAACGCCTCCCACCGCTCGGTGATCATCCGGGCGAACTCGCTCGGCGGCAGCACGCCGTCGATGAGGTAACCCTTCACCGGGTAGGCGAAGCCGTGGTAATTCATCGTCGAGCCGAAGCCGGTCGCTTCGAGGTAGGCGGGGGCGTTGTCCCATTGCTCGGCGACGGTGAGCGCTTGCGGGTTGATCGAGCGGACCAGGCCGTTCCACTCGAGCCAGAAGGGGGTGGGGACCTCGGGCGCCACGTCGAGCCGCCAGCCGTCGACGCCGTCGGCCGGGTCGCCGTCGCCATCGGGGTCCATCCAGCGACGCGTGGCGGCGAGCACGTAGGCCTTGGGCCCGGGGGCGAGGTCGTCGCCGCGAGGCGTGTCGGCCAACTCGGGCAACGCGCGATGCCCGTTCCAGCCCCGCACACGCAGCTCGTCGGCGGGCGTCGCCGGGTCGTCGAACGCTCCGACCTTGTACCAGTCCTTGTAGGTTGAGTCTTGCTGCCGTTCAACAAGGTCTTGGAAAGCGAAGAACTGGCGGCCGGTGTGGTTGAACACGCCATCGATAACCACCCTCAGATCACGCTCGTGCGCTTCGCGCAGCAGGCGGAGAAAGAGCTTGTCGGCTGCGGTCCAAAACCACTCGTCCGGAGCGTGGTGGGCCTCGGCGGCGATCTGGGCGAGATCGCCCGCGGGGTCTGGCCCGAAGTGAGGGTCGATGTGGTGGAAGCTCGCCCCGTCGTACTTGTGCAGCGAGGGGGCGTAGAAGATCGGGTTGAGATAGATCGCGTCGACACCCAGGCTCTTGAGGTAAGCGAGCTTGTCGATCACGCCCTGCAGATCGCCGCCGTAGCGGCGGTCGTAGACTCCGTCGCGGTAGAAGTTGTCGCCGCGTTGGGTCTCCCACTCGTCGCGGGCGTACCAGTCGGCTCCCCAACGCGAAACGCGCCAGTCTTCGCTAACACGGGAGGGGGCTTCGAGCGACTCGCGGATCGGATCGTTCGAGGGATCGCCGTTGCGGAATCGCTCGGGGAAGATTTGATAGAACACCGCCCCCTCGGCCCACG
Coding sequences within:
- a CDS encoding PEP-CTERM sorting domain-containing protein (PEP-CTERM proteins occur, often in large numbers, in the proteomes of bacteria that also encode an exosortase, a predicted intramembrane cysteine proteinase. The presence of a PEP-CTERM domain at a protein's C-terminus predicts cleavage within the sorting domain, followed by covalent anchoring to some some component of the (usually Gram-negative) cell surface. Many PEP-CTERM proteins exhibit an unusual sequence composition that includes large numbers of potential glycosylation sites. Expression of one such protein has been shown restore the ability of a bacterium to form floc, a type of biofilm.) codes for the protein MSPRLLETGRPAASPGATPTTAARRVSYSLAAAGAAAATLGGAQQAQAKIVYSGIQDIEIEYTADAYELVLVHDGLTGMGTYPEPKDPNADLLLKNYSFPSGAYQGIFAPFAPSGFVGFQPFNQYATALNAGYLVDGESIDNSFAVVSLAYGGANPDAQFNSAVNKYVGFGFSVYPEGSEEANLHYGWLRVSINNANQEFTLHAYAFDDEPGMGIVTGETGSTEIPGDFNNDGSVDAADFTVWRDNLDTPFGLAGNGDDSGESKGVVDMADYDLWVNEFGSMGAAAATVPEPVTLGLLAAGAAGVLALRGARSRGVTDRQVSDRRATERADG
- a CDS encoding alkaline phosphatase family protein; translation: MSIERRRREGAPKRVLLVGWDAADWQMIHPLIEQGLMPTLAGMMERGAWGNLAATRPILSPMLWNTIGTGKRPAEHGVLGFTEPTPEGDSVRPVSSTSRKCKALWNILTQCGLKSNVVGWYASHPAEPIDGVMVSNQFENFRLENGAATPPTAQSVHPVEMAEGLAPTRVHQSEIDLTAVGPFAPRIGELLAQEGEAGKRHSKKLGKLQHMLAQTATMHAATTQLMASTEWDFTAVYYEGIDRFGHEFMEFHPPKMEQVSDEDFEAYRQCMVGIYRFHDMMLETLLTLAGDDTAVIVMSDHGYYNDHLRPDPRPGKAGPVEWHRPFGMLAARGPGVRQGARLYGASQLDVAPTVLELLGLPAAYDMPGRVLAEVIDGETPLPRIETWEEIEGECGMHPADLRVDPTESAAALQQLVDLGYVEAPSEDAAKTVRDTVTSNQMNLAHSLADSFRHREALDVLRSLDEGFRNEPASRTFMATCLLATGEAEQAREVLERLLEETGDKPRIHMMLGSLEFAGRRPEKALEHLELVARADSRLPGLHTKLGEVYLHTKRHALALEAFEKALSIDGESAPALCGLARAQLELSRPQEALDNALIAAELVHHFPRAHLTIGRALAALGDDDGAVEALELCVKQSPGMLAGHKALAQAYRNLGESDKAMQSELRSKSVMA
- a CDS encoding DUF1559 family PulG-like putative transporter; translation: MANPAYRCSETSPRGRGFTLVELLVVIAIIGILVALLLPAVQSAREAARRTQCKNNLKQLGLGALNFESSYRHMPPGHLGCKVCTLRNSNGETVPSGSPPKPDQWVGVLAQILPFIEENAVYDLLTTNYSIGADQYDFYWQTRANARAAAESEISSYLCPSAPNYAPLFGPTTRVYMSDTSGLTTPHAYGAFETVGNYELGSDRLNVTNALSQSGKRTHYQGVFGVYGELGANTEVLGPNGQGFVVDKDLIGVFSIRSKTKLAKVTDGTSKTLMFGEAPGTIGSNFEDGDSGELVSGYTDAFLWMGANLLPTYQGLDLGRENFIGSAGTNPNFDTKWSYYGSMHPGIVQFCMVDGSVRALGKGIDIPVFKAISSIHGGETVDTNDLL
- a CDS encoding glycoside hydrolase family 13 protein codes for the protein MKHPNRSAMRRSGVWGNAASSPTGLGLALVAVIALSGCDANAPPSTAAPPSPPAPVPAWAEGAVFYQIFPERFRNGDPSNDPIRESLEAPSRVSEDWRVSRWGADWYARDEWETQRGDNFYRDGVYDRRYGGDLQGVIDKLAYLKSLGVDAIYLNPIFYAPSLHKYDGASFHHIDPHFGPDPAGDLAQIAAEAHHAPDEWFWTAADKLFLRLLREAHERDLRVVIDGVFNHTGRQFFAFQDLVERQQDSTYKDWYKVGAFDDPATPADELRVRGWNGHRALPELADTPRGDDLAPGPKAYVLAATRRWMDPDGDGDPADGVDGWRLDVAPEVPTPFWLEWNGLVRSINPQALTVAEQWDNAPAYLEATGFGSTMNYHGFAYPVKGYLIDGVLPPSEFARMITERWEAFPQSRRHAQWSLIDSHDTQRVASMIVNADGERPYFNPERFDYDAGERSSPRGWSEYQVRKPTERERRLQRMVALMQVTFPGAPTLYYGVEAGMWGADDPDDRMPMVWGDLAYDDQAADPLGRPREPDPVGVDDELWRFYQSACWLRSQITALRGGDYEVVTADDRRNLFAFKRTQGDVTAFVFFNRSEDTHEIDTELPAGGAIHEAFTASGQSDRVEVRSEGSRLKVRLPGLDAVVVLSRPGEPGGADK